A genomic region of Carettochelys insculpta isolate YL-2023 chromosome 7, ASM3395843v1, whole genome shotgun sequence contains the following coding sequences:
- the CALHM2 gene encoding calcium homeostasis modulator protein 2: MAALITENFRFLSLFFKSKDVMIFNGLVALGTVGSQELFSVVAFHCPCSPARNYIYGLAAIGVPALALFLIGVIWNNHTWNLVAECHKRGAKNFSAAATFLLFGSIMGRAAVAPVTWSVISLLRGEAYVCALSEFVDPASLDKFPPRYGPETLARFPCKDIPDNLTSFKEEVMRRLRYESQLFGWLLIGVVAVLIFLTKCLKHCCSPLSYRQEDYWAQYRSSEAKLFQRTAEVHSKILAANNVKQFFGFVALDKEEKGLMEEFPVEGVQPSPQWNAITGVYIYRENKGFPLYSRLHKWAKGVEGNGPGPDGQEMVFLAT; the protein is encoded by the exons ATGGCCGCCCTCATCACTGAGAACTTCCGCTTCCTTTCTCTGTTCTTCAAAAGCAAAGATGTGATGATATTCAATGGCCTGGTGGCCCTgggcacagtgggcagccaggagctcttctctGTGGTCGCCTTCCACTGTCCCTGTTCTCCAGCCAGGAACTACATCTATGGACTGGCTGCCATTGgagtcccagccctggccctgttcCTTATTGGGGTCATCTGGAACAACCACACCTGGAATCTGGTGGCCGAGTGCCACAAGCGAGGGGCCAAGAACttctcagctgcagccacctTCCTGCTCTTTGGCTCCATCATGGGGCGGGCTGCTGTGGCCCCCGTCACTTGGTCCGTCATCTCGCTGCTCCGGGGAGAAGCCTACGTCTGCGCCCTCAGTGAATTTGTGGATCCTGCCTCCCTAGATAAATTCCCACCCAGATATGGACCAGAGACCCTGGCCAGGTTCCCTTGCAAGGACATTCCAGACAACCTGACAAGTTTTAAGGAAGAAGTTATGCGAAGACTAAGATATGAGTCCCAG CTCTTCGGATGGCTGCTCATTGGGGTTGTGGCAGTCTTGATTTTCCTTACCAAGTGCCTGAAGCATTGCTGCTCGCCGCTCAGCTACCGGCAAGAGGACTACTGGGCCCAGTACCGCTCCAGCGAGGCCAAGCTCTTCCAGCGCACTGCCGAGGTCCACTCCAAGATCCTGGCTGCCAACAATGTCAAGCAGTTCTTCGGCTTCGTGGCTCTGGATAAGGAGGAGAAGGGGCTGATGGAGGAGTTCCCAGTGGAGGGCGTCCAGCCAAGCCCGCAGTGGAACGCCATCACTGGGGTCTACATCTACCGGGAAAACAAGGGCTTCCCACTCTACAGCCGGCTCCATAAGTGGGCCAAAGGGGTGGAGGGGAACGGGCCAGGGCCTGATGGTCAGGAAATGGTCTTCCTAGCCACATaa